Within Kutzneria chonburiensis, the genomic segment GCAACAGCTAGACCTGAGCCAGTGCCGCCGCATCCTCGTCGCCGAACTGGTCCTCCAGCCGCTCCGGCGTGTAGTCCAGGTCGATCCGGGCCACGTCCGCGCCGCGGGCCGACTCGATCGCGCCGAGCCGGCGCTGGGCGCGATCGCCGGCGTAGCCGACGAACTCGGTCACCTCCAGGTCGAAGGCGGTCTGGTCGACGTGATCGAGAACCCACTGGATGGCGCCCAAGGCATGCGGGACCAGCTCGCCCATGCGCTGCGTGACGATGTCCCAGTTGGCGTCGTCGGCTGCCACGTGCCGGCGGCAGGTGAAGGTGCCCCAGGCCATGTGCCGGCGCTCGTCGTCGCCGATGCGGCGGACCAGCTCCTGCATGCCCGGCAGGATGCCGCGGCTCTTGCAGACCTTGTTCCAGGCGTAGTAGCCGGTCAGCGCCAGCATTCCCTCGACGACGTGGTTGTAGGTGACGCTGGCCCGGATCTGCGCCGCCGGGCTGTGGTCGACCTCCAGCTTGCGCAGCGACTCCGGCAGCTCGTCGTAGAAGATCGTGCGGTAGCCGGGATTGTCGGCCACGTAGGCGTGTAGGTCCTCGGTCAGGCCGACGGCGTCCATCCAGCGGCGGAAGACCTCGGTGTGCCGGGCCTCCTCGAAGGCGAACTGGGTGAGATACATCTCGTCGCCGATGCGGCCCTCGGCGGCCATCGCCCGCAGGAACGGCTGGATGTCCTCGGTGACCGCCTCCTCGCCGGCGACGAACATCGCCACCAGGTAGGTGGCGTTCTCCCGCTGCGCGTCGGTGAGCCCGGCCCAGTCCTCGGCGTCCTGGCTGAAGTCGATGTCGGCCGGATTCCAGAACTTGGCGTTGCCCTTGGCGAACAGCCGCAGCGGCAGGTGGTCCCAGTCGAAACGGCCTTTGAGGGAGTGGAATCCGGTGCGCTGGTCAGTCATCGGGAGCCTCCGGGATCAGTCGGCGCATCA encodes:
- a CDS encoding R2-like ligand-binding oxidase, encoding MTDQRTGFHSLKGRFDWDHLPLRLFAKGNAKFWNPADIDFSQDAEDWAGLTDAQRENATYLVAMFVAGEEAVTEDIQPFLRAMAAEGRIGDEMYLTQFAFEEARHTEVFRRWMDAVGLTEDLHAYVADNPGYRTIFYDELPESLRKLEVDHSPAAQIRASVTYNHVVEGMLALTGYYAWNKVCKSRGILPGMQELVRRIGDDERRHMAWGTFTCRRHVAADDANWDIVTQRMGELVPHALGAIQWVLDHVDQTAFDLEVTEFVGYAGDRAQRRLGAIESARGADVARIDLDYTPERLEDQFGDEDAAALAQV